One genomic region from Thermodesulfobacteriota bacterium encodes:
- a CDS encoding FecR family protein, giving the protein MATRLILSLCGLIIFLSLCPWAQGQNLERQTARIIRIKGTVTVYQHQVQKWSAARKGMTVFQKDKMKTLPGSEVDLLMPDLAVIRLKENSLLDLDEIKKASVKPVASPRVLRVEKTPPYAKERNILRLWKGNLLLWVKHILAGSTFEVHTPIGVAGVRGTGFMVTIPDQDTTIVATLEGVVAVRNIARLDKIVLVRELEITTIRRETDPGKPRKVSEQEYAELKEILELKLLETGEEPEKKSDRGHRDVPSGMEDHRPMPSRPMTPSMMDRSGRCR; this is encoded by the coding sequence GTGGCAACAAGGCTAATTCTTAGCCTATGCGGGCTTATCATATTTCTTTCTCTGTGCCCCTGGGCCCAGGGGCAGAATCTTGAGAGACAGACCGCCCGTATCATAAGGATAAAGGGAACGGTCACTGTTTACCAACACCAGGTTCAAAAGTGGTCGGCAGCCAGAAAAGGGATGACGGTTTTTCAAAAAGATAAAATGAAGACCCTCCCGGGTTCGGAGGTTGACTTGCTCATGCCGGACCTGGCCGTAATAAGGCTGAAGGAAAACAGTCTGTTAGATCTGGACGAGATTAAAAAGGCGTCCGTAAAACCGGTGGCTTCTCCCAGGGTATTACGGGTGGAGAAAACGCCCCCGTATGCCAAAGAAAGGAATATTCTCAGGTTATGGAAGGGGAATTTGCTCCTCTGGGTCAAACATATTCTTGCGGGCTCCACCTTTGAGGTTCATACGCCTATCGGGGTGGCCGGGGTAAGGGGAACCGGCTTTATGGTCACCATCCCTGACCAGGATACGACCATAGTGGCGACATTAGAAGGAGTCGTAGCAGTCAGAAACATTGCCAGGTTGGATAAAATCGTCCTGGTCAGGGAACTGGAAATTACCACCATCCGTAGAGAGACCGACCCCGGTAAACCTCGAAAGGTCAGCGAGCAGGAGTACGCTGAGCTTAAAGAAATCTTAGAGCTAAAGTTGCTAGAGACAGGAGAGGAACCGGAAAAAAAATCCGACCGCGGGCATAGAGACGTCCCTTCGGGCATGGAAGATCACCGGCCTATGCCCAGCAGACCCATGACTCCCAGTATGATGGACCGAAGTGGACGCTGTAGGTAG
- a CDS encoding CHASE2 domain-containing protein, whose translation MTMKFISRFGGAKAGILAAILILGLTYLGLFADLLQRLDYWALDYGFHLAGKGIETPEVVIVAVDDESIRKLGRWPWPRSYHAKLIDTLNQAKARVIGLNIILSTPDPPEDHQLIRAIKKAKNVIMAAHPMIPTHISFPRDIMTVEHIQGPVEEMAKGAKGLGHIAVVYDRDGTVRRIPALLRTRDKTLLAFGIEIALACQGESHRSIILDKRLLQVNSTRIPLDSQGNMLVNYRGGPHTFTEIPYHRVIGGEVPLDIFKDRVVLVGVTASGLSDSWATPFLDQGEMSGVEIHANTVHTILNKEFFRYPGSHHSAFLLLGLGIISGLVFHRFSRLGSAFLIFMIFFIPSASFYLFLKERIILKAIPLLGVVVATYISVTLIKSRAYKMAMGKRDLEMSAVLKAREAVKNPADKEEFMGSFCRIIKEMTRVDACYAILKGKDGNILIYGNNHQETAGHFINLEMVEGVLHTGKSACEDMNQKISGATGIMYVPIKSSEQVYGVLALKGKTLSDTQDMQLASIVTDYLAFILEKETILDRSRDAYMRAVEALVHVIELGYPKLHEYSSQVLNLSEKIALVLNIPKDEIEVIKYAAILHDLGMAGIPEDLLNKSDSLTAEQRLYIETHPEMSVEIIRPLPFFKTAIPIIRHHHERYDGKGYPDGLASDEIPRGAQILAVADSFVAMLSDRPYRKAREQKEAISEMKRQSGAQFNPRVVDALLQSWPEVNLWQQG comes from the coding sequence ATGACTATGAAATTTATCTCCAGATTTGGCGGCGCTAAGGCAGGGATATTAGCCGCTATTCTTATTCTCGGGTTGACCTACCTGGGATTGTTTGCCGATTTGTTGCAACGCCTGGACTATTGGGCGTTAGACTATGGATTTCACCTGGCAGGCAAAGGTATAGAGACCCCTGAGGTAGTTATAGTAGCTGTTGACGACGAATCTATTCGAAAACTGGGCAGATGGCCCTGGCCCCGTTCTTACCACGCCAAATTGATAGATACTCTTAATCAGGCCAAGGCCAGGGTTATCGGCCTGAATATCATTTTGTCCACACCTGATCCTCCAGAGGATCATCAATTAATCAGAGCTATCAAAAAGGCAAAAAATGTGATTATGGCCGCACATCCCATGATACCTACCCATATCTCTTTCCCCAGGGACATCATGACCGTCGAGCATATTCAGGGCCCCGTTGAGGAGATGGCAAAAGGGGCAAAGGGGCTGGGGCATATAGCCGTGGTTTATGACCGGGATGGAACCGTCAGAAGGATCCCGGCCTTGCTAAGAACCAGGGATAAGACATTATTAGCCTTTGGTATAGAAATTGCTTTAGCATGTCAGGGAGAGTCACACAGAAGCATAATCCTGGATAAAAGGTTGCTCCAAGTCAATTCTACCAGAATCCCCTTGGACAGCCAGGGGAATATGCTAGTGAACTACAGGGGTGGGCCGCATACATTCACAGAGATACCATATCACAGGGTAATAGGTGGAGAGGTCCCTCTGGATATTTTCAAAGATCGGGTGGTCCTGGTTGGAGTCACCGCCAGCGGTCTCTCAGACTCATGGGCCACACCTTTTCTCGATCAGGGAGAGATGTCCGGAGTAGAGATCCATGCCAACACAGTACATACGATTCTGAATAAAGAATTCTTCCGGTATCCAGGCAGCCACCATAGTGCATTTTTACTCCTGGGGTTGGGAATTATCTCGGGTCTCGTCTTCCACAGATTCTCACGTCTGGGCTCGGCTTTTCTGATTTTTATGATATTCTTCATCCCCTCGGCATCCTTTTATCTGTTCCTGAAGGAGCGAATAATATTGAAGGCCATCCCGCTGTTAGGTGTGGTGGTGGCCACATATATCTCCGTCACTCTGATAAAGAGCAGGGCATATAAGATGGCGATGGGGAAGAGGGATTTGGAGATGTCTGCCGTGTTAAAAGCCCGTGAGGCAGTTAAGAATCCAGCGGACAAAGAGGAATTCATGGGGTCTTTCTGCCGCATTATAAAGGAAATGACCCGGGTGGATGCCTGCTATGCCATACTCAAAGGGAAAGATGGCAACATACTAATATATGGTAATAATCATCAAGAGACAGCGGGGCATTTTATAAATCTGGAGATGGTGGAAGGCGTCCTCCATACTGGAAAGTCGGCATGTGAAGATATGAATCAAAAGATATCCGGGGCCACCGGGATCATGTACGTACCCATTAAATCCAGCGAACAGGTCTATGGCGTTCTGGCCCTGAAAGGTAAGACGTTATCTGACACCCAAGACATGCAGTTGGCCTCTATCGTTACGGATTACCTGGCTTTTATCCTCGAAAAGGAAACTATCTTGGACAGGAGCCGGGATGCTTATATGCGGGCCGTCGAGGCCCTAGTCCATGTTATAGAGTTGGGGTATCCAAAACTACACGAATATTCGAGCCAGGTCCTGAATCTATCTGAGAAGATAGCGCTCGTTTTAAACATCCCAAAAGACGAGATAGAGGTTATCAAGTATGCCGCTATTCTCCATGACCTCGGGATGGCCGGAATACCGGAAGACCTGCTTAATAAATCTGACTCCTTGACCGCCGAGCAAAGACTTTACATCGAGACCCATCCGGAGATGAGCGTAGAAATAATCAGGCCGTTGCCATTTTTTAAGACGGCTATACCCATCATCAGGCATCACCACGAGAGGTATGACGGCAAGGGGTACCCGGATGGCCTGGCCAGCGACGAGATTCCCCGGGGCGCCCAGATACTGGCAGTTGCTGATAGCTTTGTGGCTATGCTATCTGACCGTCCTTACCGGAAAGCCCGGGAGCAAAAAGAGGCTATTTCCGAAATGAAAAGGCAATCAGGCGCCCAGTTTAATCCCCGGGTAGTGGACGCCTTGCTTCAGTCATGGCCGGAGGTTAACCTGTGGCAACAAGGCTAA
- a CDS encoding deoxyribonuclease IV, with protein sequence MACPGPFAGDSRAVFRGKRQRVDISPAVIHTPYLVNLASFDKALFEKSVGALVEDMRRADALGIEYVVTHIGSARGHSLQKGMARVSSALDRILTETEDSGVVLLLENTAGHGQLIGGQIGHIGQLVRDAGNPPKLGFCLDTCHAFAGGYELRTKAALDHLQDEIEREIGLERLKIIHLNDCKGALGSHLDRHEHIGEGHIGLGGFATLLSHPLFNGLPWILETPKKSDMDDRRNLATVLELVSGLRMETG encoded by the coding sequence ATGGCATGTCCAGGCCCTTTCGCCGGAGATAGCCGGGCTGTTTTCCGGGGAAAACGGCAGCGTGTTGACATCAGCCCTGCGGTTATTCATACGCCTTACCTGGTCAACCTGGCCTCTTTTGACAAGGCGCTATTTGAGAAGTCGGTAGGGGCATTGGTGGAGGATATGCGGCGGGCAGATGCCCTGGGGATAGAATATGTAGTAACTCATATCGGGAGTGCGCGGGGGCATTCTCTGCAAAAAGGCATGGCCAGGGTAAGTTCAGCCCTGGACAGGATACTTACGGAGACAGAAGATAGTGGAGTGGTATTGCTTCTGGAAAATACTGCCGGTCATGGGCAGTTGATAGGGGGGCAAATAGGGCACATAGGACAACTTGTCCGTGATGCCGGTAACCCACCGAAACTTGGTTTTTGTCTGGATACCTGTCACGCCTTTGCCGGCGGATACGAACTGCGCACCAAGGCGGCGCTGGATCATCTGCAAGATGAGATAGAAAGAGAGATCGGCCTGGAGCGCTTAAAAATTATACACCTGAACGATTGCAAGGGGGCGCTTGGTTCTCACCTGGACCGGCATGAGCATATCGGTGAAGGACATATCGGGTTGGGAGGTTTTGCTACTCTTCTTAGTCACCCCCTTTTTAATGGTCTTCCCTGGATTCTGGAGACCCCGAAAAAATCAGATATGGATGACCGCCGCAATCTGGCGACAGTTTTAGAGTTGGTATCCGGTCTCAGAATGGAGACCGGATAA
- a CDS encoding ATP-binding protein gives MAKNGLEERVALISLPLLILWLLVSLVVVFYEVKGSITSQIEREVRRLTAVLTAVRYKSLPDVVNNARNNFDKSPWFSVYDRELNLIAGTGKQGIGGGEDLRIALQTGSQVEGIIRAGKEDIYHIVVPLFSDKGKPHIDGLLEVGTSQQGINKSILSICRDICLVLILGVGILGAVFHLSFRRYISTPIQKLTSWTTSPEGEIGLNATGEISALAHALGRTVQDMKEKISNLERSHTELNEEIAGKVREVRKMRQDLEEAQFHLVRAGTLSALGEFAAGISHELNNPLGIILGFSHLLLDEIDPQHPNFKNLKRIEVESSRCKKIVEDLLNFARPAEPHLEKVQLHEILDETLQLTGYHMSSDAIRIIKKYLVPLPTVFVDPDQMEQVFMNIITNAMQAMPQGGDLTITTSVCELTGEECRQFAASFMDYRATLVGEQDYAGVSRRVWSKKDIYKPGDPAVEIAISDTGCGISRENLAKIFNPFFTTKKGGTGLGLSICWKLVEKQGGIISVTSAEEKGTIFSIKIPLRKNENGTDGKYTDR, from the coding sequence ATGGCTAAAAATGGCTTAGAGGAGCGGGTTGCGCTCATTTCCCTGCCGCTACTGATATTGTGGCTTCTGGTATCCCTGGTTGTCGTCTTTTATGAGGTTAAAGGGTCTATTACCTCTCAGATAGAAAGAGAGGTAAGGCGGCTGACGGCCGTATTGACTGCTGTCAGATATAAATCGCTGCCGGATGTGGTAAACAATGCCCGGAATAACTTCGATAAATCGCCATGGTTTTCTGTCTATGATAGGGAATTAAACCTTATAGCCGGTACGGGGAAACAAGGAATTGGCGGGGGTGAGGACCTGCGCATTGCCTTGCAAACAGGCTCTCAGGTGGAAGGCATTATAAGAGCAGGTAAGGAAGACATATACCATATTGTTGTCCCTCTGTTTTCGGATAAGGGTAAGCCCCATATCGATGGCTTGTTAGAGGTTGGAACATCTCAGCAGGGTATAAATAAATCCATTCTCTCTATCTGCCGGGATATATGCCTGGTTCTGATCCTGGGAGTTGGCATACTAGGTGCAGTATTCCACCTTAGTTTCCGAAGATATATAAGTACCCCCATTCAGAAATTGACGAGCTGGACAACCTCTCCGGAAGGAGAGATCGGGCTAAATGCTACCGGAGAGATAAGCGCCCTTGCCCATGCGCTAGGCAGGACAGTCCAAGACATGAAGGAAAAGATAAGCAACCTCGAACGCTCCCATACAGAACTGAACGAGGAGATAGCCGGGAAGGTAAGGGAAGTACGGAAGATGAGACAGGATCTGGAAGAGGCTCAGTTCCATCTGGTGAGGGCGGGAACGCTCTCCGCCTTAGGTGAGTTTGCGGCCGGAATATCCCACGAACTCAATAATCCATTAGGCATCATTCTGGGATTTTCCCATCTTTTGCTCGATGAAATAGATCCCCAACACCCTAATTTCAAAAACCTGAAAAGGATAGAGGTAGAATCTTCGAGGTGTAAAAAGATCGTAGAAGATCTTCTAAATTTCGCCAGGCCGGCCGAGCCTCATTTAGAAAAGGTGCAACTCCATGAAATTTTGGACGAAACCCTCCAGTTGACCGGTTATCATATGTCCTCTGATGCCATAAGGATTATAAAGAAATACCTCGTGCCCTTACCTACGGTATTTGTGGACCCCGATCAAATGGAACAGGTATTTATGAATATCATAACCAATGCCATGCAGGCCATGCCCCAAGGGGGTGATCTGACCATAACCACCTCCGTGTGTGAATTAACCGGCGAGGAGTGCCGACAATTTGCCGCATCCTTCATGGACTACCGGGCCACCTTGGTGGGAGAGCAAGATTATGCCGGGGTATCCAGGAGGGTGTGGAGCAAAAAAGACATATACAAACCGGGTGATCCGGCTGTCGAGATTGCCATCTCGGATACCGGCTGCGGGATTTCAAGGGAAAACCTGGCCAAAATTTTTAACCCTTTCTTTACCACCAAGAAAGGAGGAACGGGACTGGGCCTCTCCATCTGTTGGAAGTTAGTGGAAAAGCAAGGTGGAATAATAAGTGTAACGAGTGCAGAGGAAAAGGGCACCATATTTTCTATCAAGATTCCCCTGAGGAAGAATGAAAATGGAACGGACGGCAAATATACTGATCGTTGA
- a CDS encoding virulence RhuM family protein — MINLPERSPRSEILFYHTEDGRTRIQVRLENETVWLTQADMAQLFQTTPQNITLHLKNIYQEGELAEKATCKDFLQVQTEGPRQVQRTRRFYNLDAIISVGYRIKSHVATRFRQWATQRLREYIIKGFTLDDDRLKQAGGGNYFDELLARIRDIRSSEKVFWRKVLDIYATSIDYDSNTDMSRKFFQVVQNKMHWAAHGHTAAEIIAARADAAKPNMGLTLWTGAKPRQADSEIAKNYLTTEELDTLNRIVTIYLDFAELQALSRKPMYMKNWIAKLDEFLKVSERDILKHAGKVSHEAAIEKARIEYERYRKQMLEEPSPVERHFIEAVKEVKKLEKSKPRNTRKARKCGKK, encoded by the coding sequence ATGATCAACCTGCCGGAAAGATCGCCTCGTTCGGAGATCCTCTTCTACCATACTGAGGATGGCCGCACTCGCATTCAGGTCCGTCTTGAGAACGAGACGGTTTGGCTGACCCAAGCGGACATGGCGCAGCTATTCCAGACCACCCCGCAAAATATCACGTTGCACTTGAAGAACATCTATCAGGAAGGGGAGTTAGCCGAGAAGGCAACTTGTAAGGATTTCTTACAGGTTCAAACTGAAGGGCCCCGGCAAGTCCAACGGACCCGGAGATTCTACAACCTGGACGCGATCATTTCCGTGGGATACCGGATCAAAAGCCACGTGGCCACCCGCTTCCGGCAGTGGGCGACACAACGCCTGCGGGAATATATAATCAAAGGTTTCACCCTGGACGACGACCGGCTCAAGCAGGCAGGCGGCGGCAACTACTTCGATGAACTGCTCGCCCGCATCCGGGACATCCGCTCCTCTGAAAAGGTTTTCTGGCGCAAGGTGCTCGACATCTACGCCACCAGCATCGACTACGACTCCAATACAGACATGTCTAGAAAGTTTTTCCAAGTGGTGCAAAACAAGATGCACTGGGCCGCCCACGGCCACACTGCCGCCGAGATCATCGCCGCCCGCGCGGACGCCGCCAAACCGAATATGGGCCTGACCTTATGGACGGGAGCCAAGCCCAGACAGGCTGACAGCGAGATCGCCAAAAATTACCTGACCACAGAGGAGTTGGATACCCTCAATCGGATCGTAACCATTTACCTCGACTTTGCCGAACTTCAGGCGTTGAGCCGTAAGCCCATGTACATGAAGAACTGGATTGCCAAGCTGGATGAGTTTCTGAAAGTCAGCGAACGGGATATCCTCAAACATGCGGGGAAAGTCAGCCACGAGGCAGCCATCGAAAAAGCGCGGATCGAATATGAAAGGTACCGAAAGCAGATGCTGGAAGAGCCATCCCCGGTGGAACGGCACTTCATCGAAGCAGTGAAGGAAGTGAAAAAGCTGGAAAAGAGCAAACCACGAAACACACGGAAGGCACGGAAATGTGGAAAAAAGTGA
- a CDS encoding glycosyl transferase, with translation MSDFFQNGVITTLHRLNRENKAALERELMRYTKARPIALVLPALFSELEGEALPKIVEALRTVPYLRQIVITMGRTDAEQFRYAREFFSQLPQEKVIIWNDGPRLEPLYKAVEQEFSRFDKGKGLSAWMAYGYVLASRKSQVIALHDCDILTYDTEMLARLCFPVASTRLNYEFCKGYYSRVTDRLHGRVTRLFVTPLIRALIQMLGSTAFLVYLDSFRYPLAGEFAMVADLAWRNRIPSDWGLEVGVLAEVYRNCTLAGVCQADLADNYEHKHQELSAEDVSKGLMKMTTDIAKSLFRTLAGEGVVFSEGFFKSLRTTYVRQAQDAIKRYHDDAIINSLSFDRHEEAVAVEAFADSIKIAGEQTLEDPLGIPLIPNWSRVVSALPDFFDLLLEAVDEDNA, from the coding sequence GTGAGTGATTTTTTTCAAAATGGGGTTATTACCACACTGCATCGACTGAATCGCGAAAACAAGGCGGCGTTAGAGCGGGAATTAATGCGTTATACAAAGGCCCGGCCGATTGCCCTGGTGCTGCCGGCCCTGTTTTCGGAGTTGGAAGGGGAGGCCCTGCCCAAAATTGTAGAGGCATTGAGGACCGTACCCTATCTCAGGCAGATCGTGATTACTATGGGACGAACAGACGCAGAACAGTTCAGGTATGCCAGGGAGTTTTTCTCTCAGCTTCCCCAGGAGAAGGTAATTATCTGGAATGATGGCCCGCGCCTGGAACCGCTTTATAAGGCCGTAGAACAGGAATTCAGCCGGTTCGATAAAGGCAAGGGGCTTTCCGCCTGGATGGCCTACGGTTATGTATTGGCCTCCCGGAAGTCTCAGGTTATTGCCCTGCACGACTGCGACATCCTGACCTATGATACAGAGATGCTGGCCCGACTCTGTTTTCCTGTTGCCAGCACCAGGCTCAACTATGAATTTTGCAAAGGCTATTATAGCCGGGTGACAGACCGGCTGCACGGACGGGTGACCCGCCTCTTTGTCACCCCCCTCATTCGCGCCCTTATACAGATGCTGGGTTCTACGGCCTTTCTGGTTTATTTAGATAGCTTCCGCTATCCTCTGGCCGGTGAGTTCGCCATGGTCGCCGACTTGGCCTGGCGGAACCGCATCCCCAGCGACTGGGGGCTGGAAGTAGGCGTATTAGCCGAGGTTTACCGGAATTGTACGCTTGCCGGCGTCTGCCAGGCGGATCTGGCCGATAATTACGAGCATAAGCATCAGGAGCTTTCCGCGGAAGACGTCTCTAAGGGATTGATGAAGATGACCACCGACATTGCCAAGAGCCTTTTCCGAACCCTGGCCGGTGAGGGGGTGGTGTTTTCCGAGGGTTTTTTCAAGTCTCTTCGCACTACCTATGTGCGACAGGCCCAGGATGCCATCAAGCGCTACCATGATGATGCCATTATAAATTCCCTATCGTTTGACCGCCATGAAGAGGCTGTAGCCGTGGAGGCCTTTGCAGATAGTATTAAGATAGCAGGCGAACAGACCTTGGAGGACCCCTTGGGTATCCCCCTGATTCCCAACTGGAGCCGGGTTGTTTCCGCCCTGCCGGATTTTTTTGATCTGCTTCTGGAAGCTGTGGATGAAGATAATGCCTGA
- a CDS encoding phosphoenolpyruvate carboxykinase: MNSFKLAAGQIYQKAKAEGRLIEGRSLEELKQLALRQEGVIQTQIGSVAADSEPMSRSAPHTRNSVDHQFGEEEEALARKAVEVLNKDRIISLDTIVGDGREGVTARFIVPEQYAQLAYGLKLLLDYPPARVVEEPTYTIIFFTDEAFESNKSKKLAEKDIMVRLMMGEKRGDQVKICRNTIYLGEGKKGIFQFENWRVKAIDKTGIFLHTGARRDFLWIYDLETERPELQEVVTAVSGLTATGKTTTLCRKFGKLPRERSEMIGDDGGTMGFDASYAAFEVGGLYVKTEGLDESQPEILRAAQSRDAFLENVAISKYPYMPDFKDISKTGNGRAIVTRENLEIASKTLRADKIDYIIILTRNPLVNTICKLTPEQAAMQFIYGESIESTGGDPEQAGKFKRVCFLDPFIAGNRLEHAMIFNDIIKRNRIKCYLANTGTIGPHEQKVTLRQSLAAYNDLLRMQLRFSFEPDYLGYYFPIKCDRANLDQMNAYRLFEDKALLEKKLRHFLKGREEYLEEFEGKYGSIPENIRESLPYRYTELPKIERAEVE; encoded by the coding sequence ATGAACTCTTTCAAATTAGCGGCGGGGCAAATATACCAAAAGGCCAAAGCAGAGGGGCGTCTGATAGAGGGGCGCTCTTTAGAGGAACTAAAGCAACTGGCCTTACGGCAGGAGGGGGTCATACAGACACAGATCGGATCGGTAGCCGCAGATTCTGAACCGATGTCCAGGTCCGCTCCCCATACCCGGAACAGTGTCGATCATCAGTTTGGCGAGGAAGAAGAGGCCCTGGCCCGCAAGGCCGTAGAGGTATTGAATAAGGATAGGATTATTTCCCTTGATACCATTGTTGGCGACGGCCGTGAAGGTGTCACCGCCCGTTTTATAGTACCGGAACAATATGCCCAGCTTGCTTATGGCCTTAAATTGCTTTTGGATTATCCCCCGGCCCGTGTGGTGGAAGAGCCGACCTATACCATTATATTCTTTACCGACGAGGCCTTTGAATCCAACAAATCAAAGAAGCTGGCAGAAAAGGATATCATGGTCCGTCTCATGATGGGTGAAAAGAGGGGTGACCAGGTTAAGATATGTCGCAACACCATTTATCTTGGCGAAGGCAAAAAAGGGATTTTTCAGTTTGAAAACTGGCGGGTCAAGGCTATCGATAAGACAGGGATTTTCCTGCATACCGGAGCCAGGCGGGACTTTTTATGGATATATGACCTGGAGACCGAGCGCCCGGAATTACAAGAGGTGGTCACCGCCGTTTCCGGTCTCACGGCCACCGGCAAGACCACTACGCTATGCCGGAAGTTCGGGAAACTACCTAGAGAACGTTCCGAGATGATCGGTGATGACGGGGGCACAATGGGCTTTGATGCCAGTTACGCCGCCTTTGAGGTAGGCGGGCTCTATGTAAAGACCGAAGGGCTGGATGAAAGCCAGCCGGAGATATTACGGGCAGCGCAATCACGAGATGCCTTTCTGGAAAATGTGGCCATCAGCAAGTATCCGTATATGCCTGACTTCAAAGATATTTCCAAGACGGGTAATGGACGGGCGATTGTCACCCGTGAGAACCTGGAGATAGCCAGTAAAACTCTAAGGGCCGACAAGATCGATTATATAATTATTCTGACACGGAATCCACTGGTGAACACTATTTGTAAGCTGACACCGGAGCAGGCCGCCATGCAATTTATTTATGGGGAATCGATAGAGAGCACCGGTGGGGATCCGGAGCAGGCGGGAAAGTTTAAACGGGTGTGTTTCCTGGATCCGTTTATAGCGGGTAACCGGCTTGAGCATGCCATGATTTTTAATGATATTATCAAGCGAAACCGCATCAAGTGTTATCTGGCCAATACCGGGACCATTGGCCCCCACGAGCAAAAGGTGACCCTGAGGCAATCCCTAGCCGCTTATAATGACCTTCTGCGTATGCAACTGCGTTTCAGTTTTGAGCCGGACTATCTGGGGTATTATTTTCCGATAAAGTGCGACCGCGCCAATCTGGATCAGATGAATGCCTACAGGTTATTTGAGGATAAGGCCCTGCTTGAGAAGAAGCTCAGGCATTTTTTAAAAGGACGTGAGGAATACCTGGAAGAATTTGAAGGAAAGTATGGCAGCATCCCTGAGAACATAAGAGAATCCTTGCCCTACAGATATACAGAACTTCCAAAGATAGAACGGGCGGAAGTCGAGTGA
- a CDS encoding response regulator: protein MIVDDDGSLCKCVEEALAGDGLSCTSVQDPIKALKTIHSDQHEIAILDINMPKMDGISLAKEIKKTRPHVGIIIITGYGSLHNAVEAIKAGVYDFIQKPFKIDELLLSVKRLGKLLELEREVASKTEDLKKSENRYRTLIENTADGVALIQKDKIVFHNKALRKILGYDQRTLNKGKLQDLIYVDDRETADRYMKDILGGSDHGPTQYRLKKKDGSVCWASVNTTIIEYQGQPTPLSSFRDITPSVEMDNMRKDMERMLRHDMRSQLIGILGFINRLINHTPLTEPQLEYCRNIQRCGVQLENMIETYLDISRLEQGFFVLKKDRLNLLDVVKQSRDALRELADRKNINIAIIFNHKMYSIEDSLSFFGDRIYLQNAFNNLLKNAIEASPPDMGVKIKVQEKETHIKVSISNWGIVSEEIRARFFEKYASFGKKDGLGLGAYMARLVVQGHGGNIDLLSSKEDGTTVIMELPHTGS, encoded by the coding sequence TTGATAGTTGATGACGACGGATCTCTGTGCAAATGCGTAGAAGAGGCTCTAGCCGGAGATGGACTTTCTTGCACATCAGTACAAGACCCTATAAAGGCATTAAAAACAATACACAGCGACCAACATGAAATTGCCATTTTGGACATCAACATGCCCAAAATGGACGGCATATCCCTGGCCAAAGAAATCAAAAAAACGCGTCCCCACGTCGGCATAATAATCATTACTGGATATGGAAGCCTCCATAATGCTGTGGAGGCAATAAAAGCCGGGGTTTACGACTTTATCCAAAAGCCGTTTAAGATAGATGAACTATTGTTGAGCGTAAAACGTCTGGGGAAACTTCTGGAGCTGGAACGCGAAGTCGCTTCCAAGACAGAAGACCTGAAAAAATCGGAAAACCGCTACCGGACATTGATTGAAAATACAGCCGACGGCGTAGCCCTGATACAGAAAGACAAAATAGTCTTTCACAACAAGGCGTTAAGGAAAATACTCGGTTATGACCAGAGAACATTAAACAAGGGCAAACTGCAGGACTTGATATATGTAGATGACCGGGAAACGGCTGACCGATACATGAAGGACATCCTCGGCGGATCCGACCATGGGCCGACCCAGTATCGGCTGAAAAAGAAAGATGGTTCGGTCTGCTGGGCCTCGGTAAACACCACCATTATTGAGTATCAGGGACAACCGACGCCCCTTTCCTCTTTCCGCGACATTACACCCTCGGTAGAAATGGACAATATGAGAAAGGATATGGAGCGCATGCTCAGGCATGATATGCGTTCCCAATTGATCGGCATTCTGGGATTTATAAACAGGCTGATTAATCATACACCGTTAACAGAACCCCAGTTAGAGTATTGCCGGAACATCCAGCGGTGCGGTGTGCAACTGGAAAACATGATCGAAACCTACCTCGACATCTCGCGCCTGGAACAAGGCTTCTTTGTACTCAAAAAAGACCGCCTCAATCTTCTGGATGTAGTGAAACAATCCCGCGATGCCCTGCGAGAACTGGCAGACAGGAAAAATATCAATATAGCCATAATATTCAATCACAAGATGTACTCCATAGAAGATAGCCTTTCCTTCTTCGGTGACAGAATCTACCTGCAAAATGCCTTCAATAACCTCCTTAAAAACGCCATAGAGGCATCCCCGCCGGATATGGGCGTTAAGATCAAGGTCCAGGAAAAAGAAACCCATATTAAAGTTAGCATCAGCAACTGGGGCATAGTTTCCGAAGAAATACGCGCCAGGTTCTTTGAAAAATATGCCTCATTTGGGAAAAAAGACGGCCTGGGCCTCGGTGCATACATGGCCCGCCTGGTCGTCCAAGGCCATGGCGGCAATATAGATCTTCTCTCTTCCAAAGAAGACGGTACCACCGTAATAATGGAACTTCCCCATACCGGTTCTTAG